A stretch of the Ptiloglossa arizonensis isolate GNS036 chromosome 1, iyPtiAriz1_principal, whole genome shotgun sequence genome encodes the following:
- the Glcat-i gene encoding glucuronyltransferase I isoform X1 produces MTESVFLTDESGSKFNMRGIFRCNRGFLVLFLIHIIAFQTYIYYQEQHKWRELKDTLQTMLIEQRETYDLTFSIIKRLEGHGVFSGNGKQEFAEKPTIYAITPTFARPVQKAELTRLAQTFLHIPNFHWIVVEDSETKTRLVARFLENSGLIYTHLAAPTPSNYKLGKNDPNWKKPRGVEQRNAALHWLRDVLKLTDKGIVYFADDDNTYSIKLFHEMEKIQKVGVWPVGLVGGLMVEKPICDDITNKVIGFNAAWKPDRPFPLDMAGFAINLRLLLENRDAQFSYDVQGGYQESEILRQIVTKDELEPLAGRCRKVYVWHTRTEPPQLNVEQLLIKKGKPSNTGIEV; encoded by the exons ATGACAGAAAGTGTGTTCCTTACTGACGAATCTGGCAGTAAATTTAATATGAGGGGGATTTTCCGGTGTAATAGAGGGTTCCTGGTACTGTTCCTGATTCATATAATTGCATTTCAAACTTACATCT ATTACCAAGAGCAACACAAATGGCGAGAACTGAAGGACACCCTGCAAACGATGTTGATCGAGCAACGGGAGACATACGATCTAACGTTCAGCATAATAAAGAGGCTGGAGGGACACGGGGTGTTCAGCGGTAACGGTAAACAGGAATTCGCCGAGAAGCCCACGATCTACGCCATAACCCCTACTTTCGCCAGACCTGTACAAAAAGCCGAGCTGACTCGATTGGCGCAGACATTCCTGCACATACCAAACTTCCATTGGATCGTCGTCGAGGACTCCGAGACGAAAACGAGACTCGTCGCACGATTTTTGGAAAACAGCGGTTTAATTTATACACACTTAGCCGCGCCTACTCCGTCCAATTATAAATTAGGTAAAAACGATCCAAACTGGAAGAAACCACGTGGCGTCGAGCAACGAAACGCGGCGTTGCACTGGCTCCGCGATGTTCTGAAATTAACCGACAAAGGTATCGTGTATTTCGCCGACGATGACAATACGTATTCGATCAAGCTCTTCCACGAG ATGGAGAAAATTCAGAAGGTCGGTGTGTGGCCGGTAGGTCTAGTCGGTGGtttaatggtggagaaaccaataTGTGATGACATTACTAATAAGGTAATCGGTTTCAATGCGGCCTGGAAGCCAGATCGTCCGTTTCCGTTGGACATGGCTGGATTCGCTATCAACCTGCGACTTTTACTAGAGAACAGAGACGCACAGTTCTCGTACGACGTTCAAGGCGGTTACCAGGAGAGCGAGATCCTGCGACAGATCGTCACCAAGGACGAGCTGGAGCCACTAGCGGGTCGTTGCAGAAAG GTATACGTCTGGCACACGCGAACGGAACCACCGCAGTTAAACGTGGAACAATTGTTGATAAAGAAAGGTAAACCTTCAAACACAGGCATCGAAGTGTGA
- the Glcat-i gene encoding glucuronyltransferase I isoform X2 has product MLIEQRETYDLTFSIIKRLEGHGVFSGNGKQEFAEKPTIYAITPTFARPVQKAELTRLAQTFLHIPNFHWIVVEDSETKTRLVARFLENSGLIYTHLAAPTPSNYKLGKNDPNWKKPRGVEQRNAALHWLRDVLKLTDKGIVYFADDDNTYSIKLFHEMEKIQKVGVWPVGLVGGLMVEKPICDDITNKVIGFNAAWKPDRPFPLDMAGFAINLRLLLENRDAQFSYDVQGGYQESEILRQIVTKDELEPLAGRCRKVYVWHTRTEPPQLNVEQLLIKKGKPSNTGIEV; this is encoded by the exons ATGTTGATCGAGCAACGGGAGACATACGATCTAACGTTCAGCATAATAAAGAGGCTGGAGGGACACGGGGTGTTCAGCGGTAACGGTAAACAGGAATTCGCCGAGAAGCCCACGATCTACGCCATAACCCCTACTTTCGCCAGACCTGTACAAAAAGCCGAGCTGACTCGATTGGCGCAGACATTCCTGCACATACCAAACTTCCATTGGATCGTCGTCGAGGACTCCGAGACGAAAACGAGACTCGTCGCACGATTTTTGGAAAACAGCGGTTTAATTTATACACACTTAGCCGCGCCTACTCCGTCCAATTATAAATTAGGTAAAAACGATCCAAACTGGAAGAAACCACGTGGCGTCGAGCAACGAAACGCGGCGTTGCACTGGCTCCGCGATGTTCTGAAATTAACCGACAAAGGTATCGTGTATTTCGCCGACGATGACAATACGTATTCGATCAAGCTCTTCCACGAG ATGGAGAAAATTCAGAAGGTCGGTGTGTGGCCGGTAGGTCTAGTCGGTGGtttaatggtggagaaaccaataTGTGATGACATTACTAATAAGGTAATCGGTTTCAATGCGGCCTGGAAGCCAGATCGTCCGTTTCCGTTGGACATGGCTGGATTCGCTATCAACCTGCGACTTTTACTAGAGAACAGAGACGCACAGTTCTCGTACGACGTTCAAGGCGGTTACCAGGAGAGCGAGATCCTGCGACAGATCGTCACCAAGGACGAGCTGGAGCCACTAGCGGGTCGTTGCAGAAAG GTATACGTCTGGCACACGCGAACGGAACCACCGCAGTTAAACGTGGAACAATTGTTGATAAAGAAAGGTAAACCTTCAAACACAGGCATCGAAGTGTGA